A portion of the Drosophila innubila isolate TH190305 chromosome 3L unlocalized genomic scaffold, UK_Dinn_1.0 0_D_3L, whole genome shotgun sequence genome contains these proteins:
- the LOC117787615 gene encoding T-box transcription factor TBX6, giving the protein MITMNELVDLRMQQHIAHEIYRQQIMQRIPDPFPPMLPIPMPRHVIMPPRVSLPGVEMTLQNDELWKQFHQIGTEMIITKSGRRMFPSMRLSVSGLEDETNYCVLLEMVPIGDCRYKFSGSQWVPAGGAEPQSPQRMYLHPDSPATGAHWQAQPILFNKVKLTNNTLDNSGHIVLASMHKYQPRLHVIRTADLAQIPWAPQQAFVFAETEFVAVTAYQNDRITKLKIDNNPFAKGFRETGQSRCKRKMSSSPTDDDQDLAQTHSQSSGSLDMSPGKSTTTAASASGSAAATAEGATTLNNSEQDGPQIKRLRSNGSACSLSSSLDGAEAVAMPGASSIGSPRGAATFMQHFQQNMQSLLRPSLVDLACTYFGRPPHEYNGTTTSATHLYPPASILQAALPQLPALALPHNISVQQTDESTSDELELDVGSETTTTTTATETATSTTHSPPHQPTPEAPTKRKGFSISAILGGGS; this is encoded by the exons ATGATCACCATGAACGAACTTGTCGATCTGCGCATGCAACAACACATCGCGCACGAGATCTATCGTCAGCAGATAATGCAACGCATACCGG ATCCCTTTCCACCGATGTTGCCCATACCGATGCCGCGGCACGTGATAATGCCACCGCGTGTCTCGTTGCCCGGCGTGGAGATGACGCTGCAGAACGATGAGCTGTGGAAGCAATTCCATCAGATTGGCACGGAAATGATCATCACAAAAAGCGGCAG ACGCATGTTTCCCTCAATGCGCCTGAGTGTTTCAGGCCTGGAGGATGAGACCAACTATTGTGTGCTGCTCGAGATGGTGCCCATTGGCGATTGTCGCTACAAGTTCTCCGGCTCCCAATGGGTGCCAGCTGGCGGTGCCGAACCGCAGAGTCCACAGCGCATGTATCTGCATCCGGACAGTCCGGCAACTGGCGCACATTGGCAGGCACAGCCCATACTCTTCAACAAGGTGAAGTTGACGAACAACACGCTGGACAACAGCGGACAT ATCGTTTTGGCCAGCATGCACAAGTATCAGCCACGTTTGCATGTCATACGCACCGCTGACCTGGCGCAAATACCTTGGGCGCCCCAACAGGCCTTTGTGTTTGCCGAGACGGAATTTGTGGCTGTGACAGCATACCAG AATGATCGCATCACGAAGCTGAAGATCGACAACAATCCATTTGCCAAGGGCTTCCGCGAAACTGGACAATCGCGCTGCAAACGCAAAATGTCTTCATCGCCAACCGATGATGATCAAGATTTGGCCCAGACGCATTCACAATCCTCTGGCTCGCTTGACATGTCGCCAGGCAAATccacaacgacagcagcatcggcatcgggatcagcagcagcaacagcagagggagcaacaacattgaaCAACAGCGAACAGGATGGTCCGCAAATTAAGCGACTGAGATCAAATGGATCCGCCTGTTCGTTATCATCCTCGCTCGATGGCGCTGAGGCTGTTGCGATGCCTGGCGCCAGCTCCATTGGCTCGCCCCGCGGCGCCGCCACCTTCATGCAACATTTCCAACAGAACATGCAGTCGCTGTTGCGACCCTCGCTGGTCGATCTCGCCTGCACATACTTTGGCCGGCCACCACATGAGTACAATGGCACAACGACGTCGGCTACACATTTGTATCCGCCAGCGTCCATTTTGCAAGCTGCTTTGCCACAACTTCCGGCGCTCGCGTTGCCACACAACATTTCCGTTCAGCAGACAGACGAGTCGACAAGCGATGAACTGGAGCTAGATGTGGGCAgcgagacaacaacaacaacaacagctacagaGACAGCAACAAGCACAACACATTCACCACCGCATCAACCAACGCCTGAGGCACCCACCAAACGCAAAGGTTTCAGCATCTCTGCGATTCTCGGCGGTGGCAGCTAG